From candidate division TA06 bacterium, a single genomic window includes:
- a CDS encoding T9SS type A sorting domain-containing protein codes for MRRYLFWFCVLFALLAVIPASVQAQWIIELVDSTGTVGEHASLAVDGAGYPHISYYTYSTTSLKYAYKDAGGWNIEEPDAAGDVGQYTSLVLDDSGYPHISYYDNTVTLWDLKYVYKDSSGWHRERVDQPGSAGKFTSLALDKAGFPHISYDKLVGMGDTDLRFAKKDAGGWQTETVDATGTAGQHTSLALDSDGFPHISYYELNDSDLKYARWTGLTWSLETVDSPGSAGSYTSLVLDENGYPHISYHDEGGTNLKYAYKDAGGWNIETVDDVGDVGEFTSLALDFEGYPHISYYDRGNGGLKYAHLDSAGWHTDTVESGPLPLDVGQYSSLALQNGRVPHICYYDNFRKDLRYAYKIVSDVGVLSLDSPPDTVCPDSTYPVCVTVTNFGNVTSSFDAILTLELFAETLSVVDLPPGTDLAICFSDWTVPSALDTNYRIIVCTEMIDDERAGNDCILKNVFAWGECDEYHDVGVSTIYSPQDTVCFGATYIPCALVENYGNRTETFDVVLTLDSYAETLEVPDLVAGDDTMICFSDWTVPFISDTTYMMTFCAEVPADTNLANGCAVESLFAYDCPFINCAITSSQSPPDTVCTDSTYPVCATIENFGNVISSFPVFLFLEASSETLQVDSLMPGEDTTVCFSDWTVPPSPDTTHEVLFQIDLPGDEYPQDNRLNRYIHTVLCVGIEEKGTGVLSPSFFMLHQNRPNPAVGQTEILYHIPQDSRVNLVVYDITGRTIRRLVNEPLEAGIHSVIWDGMNDAKEDLPPGVYFYKLMADPGSGTEPYGATRKVVLLR; via the coding sequence ATGCGAAGATACTTGTTTTGGTTTTGTGTCTTGTTCGCTTTGCTTGCGGTGATCCCGGCGTCTGTTCAGGCACAGTGGATTATTGAGTTGGTGGACAGTACGGGCACCGTGGGTGAGCATGCCTCTCTGGCTGTGGATGGTGCAGGGTACCCCCATATCAGCTATTATACTTACAGCACCACCAGCCTCAAGTATGCCTACAAGGACGCCGGAGGCTGGAACATTGAGGAGCCTGATGCCGCCGGTGATGTTGGGCAGTACACCTCTCTAGTCCTAGACGACAGCGGATACCCTCATATCAGTTACTACGATAATACGGTCACGCTCTGGGATCTCAAATATGTGTATAAGGATAGTAGTGGGTGGCACAGAGAAAGAGTAGATCAGCCCGGATCGGCTGGCAAATTCACTTCACTGGCCCTGGACAAGGCTGGATTTCCCCACATAAGTTACGATAAACTCGTGGGCATGGGCGACACTGACTTGAGGTTCGCCAAAAAAGATGCCGGTGGATGGCAGACCGAGACGGTGGATGCTACCGGAACTGCCGGACAGCACACATCCCTGGCACTGGACAGCGACGGGTTTCCTCATATCAGTTATTATGAATTGAACGACTCGGATCTTAAGTATGCGAGATGGACAGGCTTGACCTGGTCCTTAGAAACAGTGGATTCGCCGGGAAGCGCCGGCAGCTATACTTCCCTTGTTCTGGATGAGAATGGGTACCCTCATATTAGTTACCACGATGAAGGGGGTACGAACCTGAAATATGCCTACAAGGATGCCGGGGGGTGGAACATCGAGACAGTGGACGATGTAGGTGACGTAGGCGAGTTCACCTCTCTGGCTCTCGATTTTGAAGGATATCCCCATATCAGCTACTATGACCGGGGAAACGGCGGCTTGAAGTACGCACACCTTGACTCCGCGGGATGGCACACGGATACTGTTGAGAGTGGGCCTCTTCCGCTTGATGTCGGTCAATACTCTTCTCTGGCTCTCCAGAATGGGCGAGTTCCCCACATCTGTTACTATGACAATTTTCGTAAGGATCTCAGGTATGCCTACAAGATCGTTTCTGATGTTGGAGTGCTTTCCCTTGATTCACCACCGGATACCGTGTGCCCTGATTCCACTTATCCAGTGTGCGTCACCGTTACGAACTTCGGGAACGTTACCAGTTCTTTCGATGCAATCTTAACCCTAGAGCTTTTTGCAGAGACATTAAGTGTCGTTGATCTCCCCCCTGGGACTGATTTGGCAATCTGCTTTTCTGACTGGACAGTCCCATCAGCTCTTGACACGAACTATAGGATAATAGTCTGCACTGAGATGATTGATGATGAAAGAGCCGGTAATGACTGTATCCTGAAAAATGTTTTTGCCTGGGGCGAGTGTGATGAATACCATGACGTTGGTGTGTCCACCATTTATTCTCCTCAGGACACCGTATGTTTCGGCGCAACTTACATACCTTGTGCCTTAGTAGAAAACTACGGGAACCGGACCGAAACCTTTGACGTAGTCTTGACCCTGGATTCCTACGCTGAAACTCTTGAGGTGCCGGACCTCGTCGCGGGAGACGATACGATGATCTGCTTTTCTGACTGGACGGTCCCCTTTATTTCCGACACTACCTATATGATGACTTTTTGCGCGGAGGTTCCGGCTGACACGAACCTCGCCAATGGTTGTGCTGTGGAGTCCCTGTTCGCATATGACTGCCCGTTTATCAACTGCGCCATAACCTCCTCTCAGTCTCCGCCGGATACAGTATGCACAGACTCCACCTATCCTGTGTGCGCGACTATCGAGAACTTCGGAAACGTAATCAGTTCCTTTCCGGTGTTCTTGTTTCTCGAGGCATCTTCCGAGACACTTCAGGTAGATAGTCTTATGCCAGGGGAAGATACAACGGTCTGTTTTTCCGATTGGACTGTTCCCCCTTCTCCTGATACCACTCATGAGGTTCTCTTTCAAATTGACCTCCCAGGTGATGAATATCCGCAGGACAACCGCTTGAACAGGTACATACATACAGTCCTCTGCGTCGGCATTGAAGAAAAAGGCACGGGGGTTCTCTCCCCCAGCTTCTTCATGCTACACCAGAATCGCCCCAATCCGGCTGTTGGGCAGACGGAGATTCTCTACCATATTCCTCAGGACAGCCGTGTAAACCTGGTGGTTTACGATATCACAGGAAGGACGATTAGAAGGCTAGTCAATGAACCGTTAGAGGCGGGAATCCATTCAGTTATCTGGGATGGAATGAATGATGCAAAAGAGGATTTGCCTCCGGGCGTCTATTTCTATAAGCTCATGGCAGATCCGGGCTCTGGAACTGAGCCCTATGGTGCTACCCGTAAGGTAGTACTACTCCGGTAG
- a CDS encoding leucyl aminopeptidase encodes MKVSLLKDSIADVSEDCIAVSVFQDEKTLSGAAAKVDGSLGGTIASLIKQGEIKGKLGETTVVHTMGKLLSDRVIVVGLGERSKFNVEAARFAAGSLVSKARALGVKGVASALLGVGVKGVTAELCAQAMTEGAILGAYSFDKYKKPEETAIESFSLVEDRKAAVSQVEKGLKKGEILAHAQNLARDLANEPSNNMTPTILAERAKEIAKKFGMKIDILSEKDAEKEGMGAFLGVARGTDEPAKFIVMRYRPSDKNVLALVGKGITFDSGGISIKSSQGMGAMKADMSGAAAVLGAMRAIAQLKPKIGVIGVMPATENMPSGHALKPGDVVKSLSGKTIEIISTDAEGRLALADAISYAKKLGAKRIVDIATLTGACFVALGEITSGLISNDDRLADLLLDVSEKTGEKMWRLPTFDEYDEQIKSDIADMKNSGGRAAGTITAGMFLKRFVGDTSWAHIDIAGKEYSEKAKGYQQKGTTGVGARSLAELALRLSRR; translated from the coding sequence ATGAAAGTATCATTGCTTAAGGACTCAATTGCTGACGTAAGCGAGGACTGCATCGCGGTTTCGGTTTTCCAGGATGAAAAAACACTTTCGGGAGCGGCTGCCAAAGTTGACGGATCGCTTGGAGGCACCATTGCGAGTCTGATCAAACAGGGCGAAATCAAAGGAAAGCTGGGTGAGACTACTGTAGTTCATACCATGGGAAAATTGCTCTCGGATAGGGTGATTGTTGTTGGTCTGGGAGAGAGGAGCAAGTTCAATGTAGAAGCAGCAAGATTTGCCGCAGGAAGTCTGGTGAGCAAGGCTAGAGCTCTTGGTGTAAAAGGTGTGGCCTCTGCGCTTCTTGGAGTGGGTGTGAAAGGAGTAACAGCCGAACTGTGTGCCCAAGCGATGACAGAAGGAGCAATTCTGGGCGCTTACAGTTTTGACAAATACAAGAAACCAGAAGAAACTGCGATTGAATCGTTCAGTCTCGTGGAAGATAGAAAGGCAGCGGTCTCACAGGTTGAAAAGGGTCTGAAAAAAGGGGAAATACTGGCTCACGCCCAGAATCTGGCAAGAGACCTGGCCAATGAGCCGAGCAACAATATGACACCGACAATACTGGCAGAGAGGGCCAAGGAAATCGCGAAGAAGTTCGGCATGAAAATAGACATTCTCAGCGAGAAAGACGCGGAAAAGGAAGGCATGGGAGCATTCCTTGGGGTCGCCCGTGGCACAGACGAGCCAGCAAAGTTCATAGTCATGAGATACAGGCCGTCTGATAAGAACGTCCTGGCGCTGGTGGGGAAAGGCATAACTTTTGACTCTGGCGGAATATCCATAAAGAGTTCCCAGGGCATGGGTGCTATGAAGGCAGATATGTCCGGTGCAGCGGCAGTTCTGGGAGCAATGCGGGCAATTGCACAGCTCAAGCCAAAGATTGGGGTGATCGGAGTGATGCCCGCGACTGAGAACATGCCCAGTGGACACGCACTGAAGCCGGGCGATGTTGTAAAGTCGCTGAGCGGAAAGACCATAGAAATAATAAGCACAGATGCGGAGGGGAGGCTGGCGCTTGCTGATGCCATATCCTATGCAAAGAAACTTGGGGCAAAGAGGATAGTTGATATTGCAACCCTTACTGGCGCGTGCTTTGTTGCCCTGGGAGAAATAACGAGTGGACTCATTTCTAACGACGATCGTCTTGCAGATCTTCTTTTGGATGTCTCAGAAAAGACCGGCGAGAAGATGTGGAGGCTTCCCACCTTTGATGAGTACGACGAACAGATAAAGAGCGATATCGCGGACATGAAAAACTCCGGCGGCCGGGCTGCCGGAACAATCACTGCGGGGATGTTCTTGAAGAGGTTCGTCGGAGATACATCCTGGGCACACATTGATATAGCGGGCAAGGAGTATTCAGAAAAGGCGAAGGGCTACCAGCAGAAAGGTACAACTGGCGTAGGCGCAAGATCGCTGGCTGAACTGGCTCTGAGGCTTTCCAGAAGATGA
- a CDS encoding divalent-cation tolerance protein CutA: protein MNYFAVITTCGSEDEALRIANHLLNEKLIACANWWQVNSAYWWEGNCERAEEYMVFMKTVKKNLKAVESAVVTMHSYENPEVIQIPISGGSEKYLDWVKESVK, encoded by the coding sequence ATGAACTACTTTGCAGTAATAACCACTTGCGGCAGTGAGGATGAGGCTCTCAGGATCGCCAATCACCTGCTCAATGAAAAGTTGATAGCATGTGCCAACTGGTGGCAGGTCAACTCTGCCTACTGGTGGGAAGGCAACTGTGAGCGGGCAGAAGAGTATATGGTTTTCATGAAAACTGTGAAAAAGAACCTGAAGGCTGTTGAATCTGCCGTCGTCACCATGCACAGCTACGAGAACCCAGAAGTGATCCAGATTCCCATTAGCGGCGGCTCGGAGAAGTACTTGGACTGGGTGAAGGAAAGCGTCAAATGA
- a CDS encoding T9SS type A sorting domain-containing protein has product MDRSLFSVRFGAFQDKPLSKEGVVKKYLIWVVLLITAFGFLAWAAANPSSQRSSKQMILKPSPRGVDLGSPSVKLLGKRAWTSERSPGRMPAGVVPVERHQKRNPDEPSPHLFFPQLETLACDDGVVWDVDYNGVDEWNEAVRLTPSGACSLIALLFWPSDPDTEAPGLTWGVWDDDGPGGLPSTLLDTGTENNPDYDQWFRVDLGSPIFIPFGDDIYIGWLDENSVPYYVNGLDAVLDSCNYWYDGVEWLLDPWFDGDFLIHGIVEPVPVSDDVGPISVTSPGPVIPQGTSLNPEIVVRNLGTNTATFDVICDIDSSLILVYSDTVNITGLSSLTDTSIIFSAMWNAANAPGINYQEIVYTTLVGDENPGNDTLMSTTVTYDPSKVIQSPYTTSPPTIDGFLTPGEWSAATTRDVSDLLGTPDAADAFGSAAIYVMNDAANLYMAVDAAADPTVDDFDQIAPYFDDNNDHAFPSAPDTSEGNYWLWKITGADSLSHRWIQAGGVFGNEYLVGYPGAIGITSGHQQFELQIPLGILAQELNASAGDTVGFFILAMNGFDFSTYGWWPYDTDPTTGWYTPSEYGDIILEPAPIIHDGAMISIDSLPDTLCTDSTYTLCVTVVNFGNVTETFDAHFSIPPVYDETTTVTDLAPSETTQVCFPDWTVPSAPDSNWYTMTSCVLVPGDTGSANDCKTDSVFAYMCEVGIEEGWKVLAVPRAFALGQSSPNPFNHRTDIRYQIPVRAEVSLKVYDPSGRLVKTLRDETQEPGYYTITWDGKDQNEFEVPSGIYLYRLKAGEFLSTRKLIMLR; this is encoded by the coding sequence ATGGATAGGTCGCTGTTCTCTGTACGTTTTGGGGCTTTCCAAGACAAACCTTTGAGCAAGGAGGGAGTAGTGAAAAAGTACCTCATTTGGGTTGTATTGTTAATTACAGCCTTCGGTTTTCTCGCCTGGGCCGCAGCAAATCCTTCATCACAAAGGTCCAGCAAACAGATGATCTTGAAACCGAGCCCAAGAGGAGTCGATCTGGGTTCTCCCTCTGTAAAACTTCTGGGCAAGAGAGCTTGGACCTCAGAAAGGTCGCCTGGAAGGATGCCAGCGGGAGTCGTGCCCGTGGAAAGACATCAGAAAAGAAATCCGGATGAACCTTCGCCTCATCTCTTCTTCCCTCAGCTGGAAACCCTGGCCTGCGATGATGGCGTAGTTTGGGACGTGGATTACAATGGGGTGGATGAGTGGAATGAAGCGGTGCGGCTCACCCCTTCAGGTGCCTGCTCGCTTATCGCGCTTCTGTTCTGGCCTTCTGACCCCGATACCGAAGCGCCTGGTCTCACCTGGGGAGTGTGGGATGACGACGGTCCAGGGGGTCTTCCATCAACATTATTGGATACCGGCACTGAGAACAATCCGGATTACGACCAGTGGTTCCGGGTCGACCTCGGCAGTCCGATCTTCATCCCCTTCGGGGACGACATCTATATCGGTTGGCTTGATGAAAACAGCGTCCCTTACTACGTGAACGGCCTTGATGCCGTCCTGGATAGTTGCAACTACTGGTATGATGGCGTAGAGTGGCTACTGGACCCCTGGTTTGACGGGGATTTCCTGATTCACGGCATCGTCGAACCTGTTCCTGTTTCCGACGACGTTGGGCCCATTTCGGTAACCAGCCCTGGTCCGGTAATTCCTCAAGGCACATCTCTCAACCCGGAAATCGTGGTTCGGAATCTGGGAACTAACACAGCCACGTTCGATGTTATCTGCGACATTGATTCCTCCCTGATCCTGGTCTACAGTGATACCGTGAATATAACGGGATTGTCCAGTCTTACAGACACATCTATTATCTTTTCAGCAATGTGGAACGCCGCAAATGCTCCCGGGATCAACTATCAGGAGATCGTTTATACGACGTTGGTCGGGGATGAGAACCCTGGAAACGATACACTGATGAGCACGACTGTCACTTACGATCCCAGCAAAGTCATCCAGTCACCTTACACAACGAGTCCTCCAACCATTGATGGCTTTCTTACTCCAGGAGAATGGTCTGCTGCCACGACGCGCGACGTGAGCGACCTCCTCGGAACACCGGACGCTGCCGACGCCTTTGGTTCTGCAGCCATCTACGTGATGAACGATGCGGCCAACCTCTACATGGCCGTAGACGCGGCAGCTGATCCAACCGTGGACGATTTCGATCAGATTGCACCGTATTTTGACGACAACAACGACCATGCTTTTCCCTCTGCTCCTGACACGAGTGAAGGGAACTACTGGCTGTGGAAGATAACCGGAGCTGACTCTCTCTCCCACCGATGGATTCAGGCGGGCGGAGTTTTTGGTAATGAATACTTGGTTGGATACCCCGGAGCCATTGGCATCACCTCCGGACATCAACAGTTCGAACTTCAGATCCCTCTGGGAATTCTTGCTCAGGAACTGAATGCGTCGGCCGGGGACACGGTGGGATTCTTCATTCTTGCGATGAACGGCTTTGACTTTTCAACGTACGGCTGGTGGCCTTATGACACCGACCCCACCACCGGCTGGTACACCCCTTCTGAATACGGCGACATCATCCTGGAACCAGCGCCTATCATCCACGACGGAGCAATGATTTCCATTGACTCCCTGCCGGATACGCTCTGCACCGATTCCACCTACACCCTATGTGTCACAGTGGTGAACTTCGGGAATGTAACTGAAACATTCGATGCACATTTCTCCATCCCCCCTGTCTACGACGAAACCACCACGGTAACCGATTTGGCACCCAGCGAAACGACTCAGGTCTGCTTCCCTGACTGGACTGTTCCCTCTGCACCTGACAGCAACTGGTACACAATGACATCCTGCGTTCTGGTTCCTGGTGATACCGGTAGTGCCAACGACTGCAAGACCGATTCCGTTTTCGCCTATATGTGTGAGGTTGGAATTGAGGAAGGATGGAAAGTGCTCGCCGTTCCCAGGGCGTTTGCCCTGGGGCAGAGTAGTCCGAATCCATTCAACCATAGGACGGACATCCGCTATCAGATTCCCGTAAGGGCAGAAGTGAGTTTAAAGGTGTATGACCCTAGCGGCCGATTGGTGAAAACGCTGAGAGACGAAACCCAGGAGCCTGGTTACTACACAATCACCTGGGATGGGAAAGATCAGAACGAGTTCGAGGTCCCTTCCGGAATCTACCTGTATCGTCTGAAAGCCGGGGAATTCCTGTCGACGCGAAAACTGATCATGCTTCGGTGA
- a CDS encoding T9SS type A sorting domain-containing protein yields MKRFGLLVFAVVVSTFFSMPAAGQWAVEIVDTTGDVGQYSSFAVDGSGYLHISYYGLDNTELKYAYKDAGGWNIETADAAGDVGQYTSIAVDDSNYPHISYYDNTITLWDLKYAYKDGAGWHRERVDEPGSAGPFTSLVLDDSGYAHISYSATVGMGDLDLKYAYQDAGGWHIDTVEAAGSVGQHTSLELDGSGYPHITYLDVTNSNLKYAYKDAGGWNIETGDNNGNVGSYTSLTLDGSDYPHVSYYDETNSGLKYGYKDAGGWHMETVEDAGAVGEFTSIALDGGGYPHISYYDRTNGDPKYAYKDAGGWNIEVVEDAIDAGLYTSMTIGQMSYYDNWTHDLKYAYSLFPDVGVVSFDSPPDTVCPDSIYPVCVNVKNFGNVVDTFDIVMNIDLYAETLQVFDLAPGAESLVCFSDWTVPSVPDTSYRITVCTELTGDMNDTNDCIMMRVFAWGECVPIHDGGVVSIDSPLDTVCFEATYEPCATVQNYGNRTETFSAILTLDSYAETLQVIDLLPNTSTQVCFIDWTVPTTPDTTYVMTVCTEVSGDTNATNDCAEESLFAHLCAVLDAGTDSLLSPPDTVCAKDTVSVCAVVQNYGNMNTSFPVVLFIDLFSETLRVNDLLPGEDTTVCFSDWIVPSSPDTFYVVVVQVELPGDVDPTNDRVRRDVYAEDCDVFDAGVVSLISPGDTVCTDTTYPVCAIVENSGNVTSSFDAILFIDSSSETLRVDNLLPDSTRVVCFSDWTVPSSPDTTYGFSIEVVLPGDQDPSNDTLSADIYAEDCGVGIEERVAATLSPTFFMLDQNHPNPVVDRTEIVYHIPRDGRVKLLVYDITGRVVKRLVNKQKDSGVHAVTWDTRDDNGNVLPSGIYFYKLTVAGFNVARKMAIIR; encoded by the coding sequence ATGAAAAGGTTTGGTTTGCTGGTTTTTGCCGTTGTGGTCTCTACATTTTTCTCGATGCCGGCTGCGGGCCAGTGGGCTGTCGAGATAGTGGACACTACGGGAGATGTGGGACAATACAGTTCATTTGCCGTGGACGGCAGTGGCTATCTCCACATTAGCTACTACGGGCTGGACAATACGGAACTGAAGTATGCCTACAAGGACGCCGGCGGGTGGAACATTGAAACAGCAGACGCGGCGGGAGATGTCGGGCAATACACTTCCATCGCCGTGGACGACAGCAACTACCCCCACATAAGTTATTACGACAACACTATCACTTTATGGGACCTGAAGTATGCTTACAAGGACGGCGCGGGGTGGCATAGAGAAAGAGTGGACGAGCCCGGGTCAGCCGGGCCATTCACATCTCTGGTTCTAGACGACAGTGGATACGCCCACATAAGCTATTCTGCGACCGTTGGTATGGGCGACCTTGATCTGAAGTATGCCTATCAAGATGCTGGTGGGTGGCACATCGACACAGTTGAGGCGGCAGGAAGTGTTGGGCAGCATACCTCTCTGGAGCTGGATGGGAGTGGGTACCCGCACATCACGTATCTTGACGTGACCAACTCAAATTTGAAGTATGCCTATAAGGATGCCGGGGGTTGGAATATTGAGACCGGCGATAATAATGGAAATGTGGGCAGCTACACGTCCCTGACTCTCGATGGGAGTGACTACCCCCACGTCAGTTACTACGACGAGACGAATTCTGGCCTGAAATATGGTTACAAAGACGCCGGGGGCTGGCATATGGAGACGGTCGAGGACGCGGGTGCGGTCGGCGAGTTCACCTCCATAGCTCTGGACGGGGGTGGATACCCCCACATCAGCTACTACGACAGGACAAATGGTGATCCGAAATATGCCTATAAGGATGCCGGGGGCTGGAACATCGAGGTCGTCGAGGATGCTATTGATGCAGGCCTGTATACTTCCATGACCATTGGACAGATGAGTTACTATGACAACTGGACCCACGACCTGAAGTATGCTTACTCGCTCTTTCCCGATGTGGGCGTTGTCTCCTTTGATTCTCCGCCAGACACCGTTTGCCCGGACTCAATCTACCCGGTGTGTGTCAACGTGAAGAACTTCGGAAACGTGGTCGACACCTTTGATATAGTCATGAACATAGACTTATATGCTGAGACCCTTCAGGTATTCGATCTTGCGCCTGGAGCTGAGTCACTTGTCTGCTTCTCCGACTGGACAGTCCCCTCAGTTCCTGACACCTCCTATAGAATAACGGTTTGCACCGAGTTGACCGGTGACATGAATGATACCAATGACTGTATCATGATGAGAGTTTTTGCCTGGGGTGAATGTGTACCGATCCATGACGGCGGTGTTGTCTCCATTGATTCTCCTCTGGATACTGTTTGCTTCGAGGCAACCTATGAGCCCTGCGCTACAGTCCAAAACTATGGCAACCGAACCGAAACATTCAGTGCGATCTTGACCCTCGATTCCTACGCTGAAACCCTTCAAGTGATAGACCTGCTCCCGAATACCTCGACGCAGGTCTGTTTCATTGACTGGACAGTTCCTACTACTCCCGACACTACGTATGTGATGACTGTTTGTACCGAGGTCTCAGGAGACACGAACGCGACCAATGATTGTGCTGAGGAGTCCCTTTTTGCTCATCTCTGCGCCGTACTCGACGCCGGCACGGACTCTCTTCTCTCCCCGCCTGACACCGTGTGCGCCAAAGACACAGTTTCAGTATGCGCAGTTGTTCAGAACTATGGGAATATGAACACATCTTTCCCTGTGGTCCTGTTCATCGACTTGTTCTCCGAGACTCTTCGGGTCAACGATCTTTTGCCGGGAGAGGATACAACGGTTTGCTTTTCGGACTGGATAGTTCCCTCTTCTCCTGACACCTTCTACGTTGTCGTTGTCCAGGTTGAACTGCCAGGTGACGTGGACCCCACGAACGATCGCGTGCGCAGAGATGTTTATGCAGAGGACTGCGATGTGTTCGATGCCGGTGTGGTCTCTCTTATTTCACCGGGAGACACTGTATGCACCGACACAACCTATCCCGTTTGCGCAATTGTGGAGAACTCAGGGAACGTAACCAGCTCCTTCGACGCAATTCTCTTTATCGATTCATCTTCCGAAACCCTTCGTGTGGATAATCTCCTTCCAGACAGTACGAGGGTGGTCTGCTTCAGCGACTGGACCGTTCCCTCTTCTCCTGACACCACCTATGGTTTTAGCATTGAGGTCGTACTACCGGGCGATCAAGATCCCTCGAACGACACATTGTCTGCCGACATCTATGCTGAGGACTGCGGGGTCGGGATAGAAGAAAGGGTTGCGGCGACTCTCTCTCCTACCTTCTTCATGCTTGACCAGAACCACCCCAACCCAGTTGTTGACAGAACGGAGATCGTCTACCATATTCCCCGGGACGGCCGCGTAAAACTTCTTGTCTATGACATCACGGGAAGGGTTGTGAAGAGACTGGTGAACAAACAGAAGGACTCTGGGGTCCACGCAGTTACCTGGGACACAAGAGACGACAATGGTAATGTTCTACCTTCGGGCATCTACTTCTACAAGTTGACTGTTGCAGGCTTCAACGTCGCGAGGAAGATGGCCATTATTCGATAG